Below is a window of Staphylococcus succinus DNA.
AGAAAAAATTGTAAATCATAATAAAAATAGAATGAATTAATTCGATAATGAATATATCTGTATATTAATGGAATTAACAACATGTGTACTAGGGTATGATTTTGAGTAGATTTCACTTATTTTGTCTTAAAAATATTTTAGTATTCAGTTGATATTATATTCGGGAGGCCATTTCATGTCTGGAAATAAAGTTAAAGTTAAAAAACAAACCATAGACCCATCTCTAACTTTGGAAGATGTAAAAAAACAATTGATTGAAAAAGGTAAAAAAGAAGGTCACCTAAGCCATGAAAAAATTGCTGAGAAAATGCAAAACTTTGAAATGGATTCTGATCAAATGGACGAATTCTTTGACCAACTCACTGACAATGATATTAGTTTAGTGAATGAAAAAGATAGTTCTGATACCGATGATAAATTAAATCCTAATGACTTAAGTGCACCTCCAGGTGTTAAAATAAATGATCCAGTCCGTATGTATTTAAAAGAAATTGGACGTGTGAATTTATTAAGTGCTGCAGAAGAGATTGAATTAGCTAAGAAAATTGAAACAGGCGATGAAATTGCTAAATCACGTTTAGCCGAAGCTAACTTACGTCTGGTAGTTAGTATTGCCAAAAGATACGTAGGTCGCGGTATGTTATTCCTTGACTTAATACAAGAAGGGAATATGGGCTTAATTAAAGCGGTTGAAAAATTTGACTTCAGTAAAGGGTTTAAATTTTCAACTTATGCAACGTGGTGGATTCGTCAAGCAATCACACGTGCAATTGCTGACCAAGCACGTACCATTCGTATTCCAGTTCATATGGTAGAAACAATCAATAAATTGATTCGTGTACAAAGACAGTTATTACAAGATTTAGGCCGTGATCCAGCACCAGAAGAAATTGGTGAAGAGATGGATTTACCACCTGAAAAAGTTAGAGAAATACTAAAAATAGCACAAGAACCCGTTTCATTAGAAACGCCAATCGGTGAGGAAGATGACAGTCATTTAGGTGATTTCATAGAAGACCAAGAGGCTCAAAGTCCTTCAGATCATGCAGCTTATGAGTTATTAAAAGAACAATTAGAAGATGTTTTAGATACATTAACTGATCGTGAAGAAAATGTCTTACGCTTACGTTTTGGCTTAGATGATGGAAGAACTCGTACATTAGAAGAAGTTGGTAAAGTCTTTGGTGTTACAAGAGAACGAATTCGTCAAATAGAAGCTAAAGCACTTAGAAAATTAAGACACCCAAGCAGAAGTAAACGTCTGAAAGACTTTATGGACTAATTTTCCAGCTCTTTTGTACATTGATGTACAAAAGAGCTTTTTACTTTTACATAGAGGAGAACTATTATGATTCCATTAAATCAAAGATTAAAAAAAGTGAGTAGTTATATTAAAGGCGATTGTTTAGCTGATATTGGTTCAGATCATGCCTATTTACCTATCTATGCTATCGACAATAATATTGTTAAAACAGCAATTGCTGGTGAAGTCATTAAAGGACCATATGATGCATCGAAGCGAAGCGTAAGTGATCATCAGTTGAATTCCGTTATAGATGTAAGATTAGGTGATGGATTGTCTGTGATTGAAGAAAAGGATGACATTTCGTCCATAACGATATGTGGCATGGGCGGCCCTTTAATTGCTAAAATTATTAGTGAAGGTTCCGATAAATTACAAAATCGGCCTAGATTAATTTTACAGAGCAATATTCAATCTAGTGCGATTAGAAAATGTTTAGCGCAATTAAATTATGAAGTTATAGCTGAAGATATATTAGAAGAAAAAGGTCATATATATGAAATTATTGTGGCAGATTTTACTAAACAACAAATTCAATTAACTGAAATTGAGGAGAAATTTGGACCGAAACTTGTTATGAATAAAAATCAATTGTTTTATAAAAAGTGGAAGCACGAACTAAACTCACTTTATAAAATAAAGCAAAATTTAAATCCACAACAGCATCACGATCGCTTAAAAGAAATTGATGAAGAAATTAATTTAATTAATGAGGTGATTTAAATGAATATTGATAAATTAATGCGAATTATTGATAAACATGTGCCATTAAATACTGCAGAATCATGGGATAATGTTGGTTTACTTATTGGAGACCAAAATGCTGAGGTTGAAGGAATATTAACTGCTTTAGACTGTACTGAAGCAGTTGTAGAGGAAGCAATAACTACGCAAAGTAATACAATCATTTGTCATCATCCACTCATTTTCAAAGGTGTAAAAAATATAACTCAGCAAGAAGGTTCTGG
It encodes the following:
- the rpoD gene encoding RNA polymerase sigma factor RpoD produces the protein MSGNKVKVKKQTIDPSLTLEDVKKQLIEKGKKEGHLSHEKIAEKMQNFEMDSDQMDEFFDQLTDNDISLVNEKDSSDTDDKLNPNDLSAPPGVKINDPVRMYLKEIGRVNLLSAAEEIELAKKIETGDEIAKSRLAEANLRLVVSIAKRYVGRGMLFLDLIQEGNMGLIKAVEKFDFSKGFKFSTYATWWIRQAITRAIADQARTIRIPVHMVETINKLIRVQRQLLQDLGRDPAPEEIGEEMDLPPEKVREILKIAQEPVSLETPIGEEDDSHLGDFIEDQEAQSPSDHAAYELLKEQLEDVLDTLTDREENVLRLRFGLDDGRTRTLEEVGKVFGVTRERIRQIEAKALRKLRHPSRSKRLKDFMD
- a CDS encoding tRNA (adenine(22)-N(1))-methyltransferase, with the translated sequence MIPLNQRLKKVSSYIKGDCLADIGSDHAYLPIYAIDNNIVKTAIAGEVIKGPYDASKRSVSDHQLNSVIDVRLGDGLSVIEEKDDISSITICGMGGPLIAKIISEGSDKLQNRPRLILQSNIQSSAIRKCLAQLNYEVIAEDILEEKGHIYEIIVADFTKQQIQLTEIEEKFGPKLVMNKNQLFYKKWKHELNSLYKIKQNLNPQQHHDRLKEIDEEINLINEVI